In one Actinomycetota bacterium genomic region, the following are encoded:
- a CDS encoding metal ABC transporter substrate-binding protein: protein MAADIVPLAMICREVGGDHVEVEVLVPPGSSPHTYELSAGQVSFLAGADLLVINGLGLIPWAEDIHSRVGNPDLVVVEAAEAVPPEELLPARAEGSDSHGEEEEAGGHGHGIYDPHLWLDPVLALHIVDAVEEGLVRTGPEYAEYFRERASELRARMTSLHEEVLRRTAAFTHREFISFHSSWTYFARRYGLRQAGVIEELPGKEPSAGEIAALVELARGRGIKAVFAEEQFNPRVAEAVAEESEGEVRVWMLDPLGDLGDLERGDYCALIRYNLDIMEEALR, encoded by the coding sequence GTGGCTGCGGACATCGTGCCCCTGGCCATGATCTGCCGGGAGGTGGGAGGCGATCACGTGGAGGTGGAGGTGCTGGTGCCTCCCGGTTCCAGCCCCCATACCTACGAGCTCTCGGCGGGGCAGGTGAGTTTTTTAGCCGGGGCCGACCTGCTGGTGATAAACGGCCTAGGTCTCATCCCCTGGGCGGAGGATATACATTCCCGGGTGGGAAACCCGGACCTCGTGGTGGTGGAGGCGGCGGAGGCCGTGCCTCCCGAGGAGTTGCTTCCCGCCCGGGCGGAAGGGTCGGACAGCCACGGAGAGGAGGAGGAAGCGGGTGGCCACGGGCACGGCATCTACGACCCGCACCTGTGGCTGGACCCCGTCCTGGCCTTGCACATCGTGGATGCCGTGGAGGAGGGCCTGGTGAGAACGGGTCCGGAGTACGCGGAATACTTCCGGGAAAGGGCGTCGGAATTGCGCGCCAGGATGACCTCCCTCCACGAGGAGGTTCTCCGGCGTACCGCGGCCTTTACCCACCGGGAATTCATCTCCTTCCATTCCAGCTGGACTTACTTCGCCCGCCGTTACGGGTTGCGGCAGGCGGGGGTCATCGAGGAGCTGCCCGGCAAGGAGCCATCGGCGGGAGAGATCGCCGCCCTGGTGGAGCTGGCCAGGGGTCGGGGGATCAAGGCCGTCTTCGCCGAGGAGCAGTTCAACCCCCGGGTAGCGGAGGCCGTGGCCGAGGAATCGGAGGGGGAGGTAAGGGTGTGGATGCTGGATCCCCTGGGGGACCTGGGGGACCTGGAGAGAGGGGATTACTGCGCGCTCATCCGCTATAACCTGGACATCATGGAGGAGGCATTGCGGTGA